The Agrobacterium cucumeris genomic interval GCGTAGCTCTGAAAGCGCTGCTGAAGAACGTCGTCGGCGTTGCCCATGGAGAATGAGATACTCTGACCCTGGTCGACAATACTGCGGAGCTGATTGAGATCGCTTTCGACCTGCCCCCAGACATGGTCAGGCAGCTGCGCGGTGTTTTGCAGCATGTTTTGGTAGATCTTAAGCTGGTTCTGGATCTGCTCCGCAAGCTGGCTGATCTGCGTCAGCTGATTGTCGACCTGGAGGCCCGAGCTCTTGAGAAGGTCCACCAATTGCGCATTGTTGGCGAGCTGCGTCCACTCCGTCGCAGCACCGGTGGCGGTCCCCGCCCGTGCTGAAGGTACGGCTCCGATCGTCAGGGCCGCGGCCGCCAGGCAGGCTAACCATCTATTCGAACTTGAGTAGCGATGCGGCATCGTGAACTCCTCTCGTTTCAAGCCAGCGGATTGGCCACTCGCGGCCATGTCCGGATTTCAGTGCGCGGATGCGCTTGAGGTCGTCCTTGCCCGACGCGCCGACAAAGCTCAGCGCAACCGGCCCCAGCGACATGTCGAAGAGCCGCCGGCCTTCCGGCGTGGCGACGTAGTATTCGCGTTTGGGGACTGCGTTCGAGACGATCTCAATCTGGCGCTCGTTGAAACCGATACGCTCGTAAAATTCACGTGTTCCTGGCTCTCTGGCGGCGCCATTCGGAAGGCAAATCTTGGTTGGGCAAGACTCCTTCAGCACATCGATAATCCCGGACCGTTCGGCATCCGAGATCGATTGGGTCGCAAGGACAACGGCGCAGTTCGCCTTGCGCAAGACCTTGAGCCATTCCCTGATCTTGCTGCGGAAAACTGGGTGGCCAAGCATCAGCCACGCCTCATCGAGCACGATCAGGCTCGGCGATCCATCCAGACGCTTCTCAATCCGCCGGAACAAGTAGGTCAGCACCGGCACGAGATTGCGCTCGCCCATGTTCATCAGCTGCTCGATTTCGAAGGTCTGGAAGGCCCCGAGTGTCAGGCCGTCCTCCTCCGCATCGAGGAGCTGGCCCATCGGCCCGTCAACGGTGTAGTGATGCAGCGCATCCTTGATCTCGCGCAGCTGCACGCCGCTGACGAAATCCGAGAGTGAGCGACCGGATGCGCTCGCCATCAGTCCGACCTGCCGAGAAATGGCGTTACGATGATCGGGGGTGATTGTGACGCCCTGCAGACCGACCAGCATCTCGATCCACTCGGTCGCCCAGGCCCGGTTGGCATCACTTTCGAGATCAGAAAGCGGGCAGAAGGCCAAGGCCCTCCCCTCTTCCGCATTGTCGCCGCCGATCTCATAGTGATCACCACCGGCAGCGAGCGTCAGGGGAAGAAGTGAACTGCCTTTGTCAAAGGCGAAGATCTGCGCATTTTCGTACCGGCGAAACTGTGCGGCGATCAGAGCAAGCAGCGTCGACTTACCAGAACCTGTCGGACCGAAGATCAACGTGTGGCCGACATCATCGACATGCAGGTTCAGACGGAACGCTGTCGAGCCGGTCGCAACCTGCATCAAGGGAGGGGAATTCGGTGGGTAAAAGGGGCATGGCGCGATCGGGTTTCCGGCCCAGACCGAATTCAGCGGAATCAAGTCGGCGAGATTGCTGGTGTTGATCAGTGGCTCACGGATGTTGCAGTACCAGTTGCCCGGCAGGCTGCCGAGATAGGCATCGGTGGCGTTCAGCGTTTCGATCCGCGCCCCAAACCCTTCCGCCTGGATCAGCCGCCGGATCGCTTCGGCCTTCTCCTGCAGGGCTTCGCGATCGTTGTCGAATAGCACGACGACCGGTGTGTAATATCCATAGGCAACCAGCTGCGATGAGGCCTGCGCGATGGCGTCCTCGGTCTCGGCGACCATGGTCATCGCGTCTTGGTCGACGGATCGACTTTGTGTCTGAAAT includes:
- the trbJ gene encoding P-type conjugative transfer protein TrbJ is translated as MPHRYSSSNRWLACLAAAALTIGAVPSARAGTATGAATEWTQLANNAQLVDLLKSSGLQVDNQLTQISQLAEQIQNQLKIYQNMLQNTAQLPDHVWGQVESDLNQLRSIVDQGQSISFSMGNADDVLQQRFQSYADLKTNLPDNATFSSTYQSWSTTNRDTIASSLKAASLTADQFDSEEDTMSSLRSMSETADGQMKALQVGHEIAAQQVAQMQKLRGLVSQQMTMMGTWLQTEQTDKDLAQARREKFFNAEVKSIPEGQRMEPRW
- a CDS encoding conjugal transfer protein TrbE produces the protein MVALKRFRATGPSFADLVPYAGLVDNGVLLLKDGSLMAGWYFAGPDSESATDLERNDLSRQINAVLSRLGSGWMIQVDAIRIPTVDYPTEDRCHFPDPVTRAIDGERRAHFAREQGHFESKHALILTYRPLESKKTALSKYIYSDEESRKKSYADTVLFVFKNAVRELEQYFANTLSIRRMETRETVGRGGERIARYDELLQFARFCITGENHPIRLPDVPMYLDWIATAELEHGLTPKVENRFLGVVAIDGLPAESWPGILNSLDLMPLTYRWSSRFIFLDAEEARQKLERTRRKWQQKVRPFFDQIFQTQSRSVDQDAMTMVAETEDAIAQASSQLVAYGYYTPVVVLFDNDREALQEKAEAIRRLIQAEGFGARIETLNATDAYLGSLPGNWYCNIREPLINTSNLADLIPLNSVWAGNPIAPCPFYPPNSPPLMQVATGSTAFRLNLHVDDVGHTLIFGPTGSGKSTLLALIAAQFRRYENAQIFAFDKGSSLLPLTLAAGGDHYEIGGDNAEEGRALAFCPLSDLESDANRAWATEWIEMLVGLQGVTITPDHRNAISRQVGLMASASGRSLSDFVSGVQLREIKDALHHYTVDGPMGQLLDAEEDGLTLGAFQTFEIEQLMNMGERNLVPVLTYLFRRIEKRLDGSPSLIVLDEAWLMLGHPVFRSKIREWLKVLRKANCAVVLATQSISDAERSGIIDVLKESCPTKICLPNGAAREPGTREFYERIGFNERQIEIVSNAVPKREYYVATPEGRRLFDMSLGPVALSFVGASGKDDLKRIRALKSGHGREWPIRWLETRGVHDAASLLKFE